Within the Angustibacter sp. Root456 genome, the region CCTCGTGGTCGCGCGTGTACCGGTGGACGGCGGCGGCGAACTCCTCCCCGCGCTGGGCGTAGTCGCGGAACATGTCCATCGACGCGGCCGCCGGCGCGAGCAGGACCGTGTCGCCGGGCTGCGCCAGCTCGCTGGCGAGCCGCACGACGTCGTCCATCACCCCAGTGTCCGTGCTGGCCACGTCGACGACGGGCACATCCGGAGCGTGTCGCGCGATCGCCTGGGCGATCTCGTCGCGGTCGCGTCCGATGAGCACGACAGCGCGCAGGCGGCCAGCGTGCGCGCGGACGAGGTCGTCGACGTCGGCGCCCTTGAGCAGTCCGCCGGCGACCCACACGACGTGGTCGAAGGCACTCAGCGAGGCAGCTGCCGCCGGCGGGTTGGTGGCCTTGGAGTCGTCGACGTAGGTGACCTGGCCGTGCGTGGCCACGTGCGCGATGCGGTGCGGGTCGGGGCGAAAGCCACGCAGCCCGTCGCGCACCGCCACCGGCGGCACGCCGGCCGCGCGGGCGAGCGCCGCGGCGGCCAGCGCGTTCGACACCTGGTGCGGTGCCAGCACCGGGGCGTCACCTCGGACGTCCTCGAGGGTCGCGAGCTCGGCCGCCGAGGTGCGCCGTTCGTCGATGAAGGCGCGGTCGGCGAGCACGTCGTCGACGACGCCCAGCATGCCCACCGAGGGGATGCCCCGCGTGAAGCCGATCGCGCGGCACCCCTCGGCGACGTCGGCGTCGCGCACCAGCTTCTCGGTCACCGGGTTCTGCACGTTGTAGACGCAGGCCAGCTGGGTGCGCTCGTACACCTCGCCCTTGGCGCGGGCGTACGCGTCCATCGAGCCGTGCCAGTCGAGGTGGTCGGGCTCGACGTTGAGCACCGCGCTGGCCAGCGGGGCCACCGACAGCGGGCTGTGGTCGAGCCAGTGCAGCTGGAAGCTCGACAGCTCGACGGCCAGGACGTCGAAGGGCTCGGGCGACAACACGGCGTGCAGGATCGGCGTCCCGACGTTGCCCACCGCGGCGGCCCGCAGGCCCGCGGCCTCGAGCATGCGCGCCAGCATGCGCACGGTCGTGGTCTTGCCGTTCGTGCCCGTCAGGGTGAGCCACGGCGCACCGCCCTCGGCCGGGCGCAGCCGCCAGGCCAGCTCGACCTCGCCCCACACCGCGATACCGGCGGCCTGCGCGGCGGCGAGCATCGGCTGGTCGGGACGCCACCCGGGTGAGGTGACGACGAGGTCGGGCTGCTCGGCCAGATCGGGCAGGCGCGTGGTCGCCTCGGGACCGAGGTGCACCTGCGCGCCCATGATCTGCAGGATCTCGCGGCGCTCGCGCTCGGCCTCACCGTCGCGGCCGTCGACGACGACGACCCGCGCCCCCCGCTGCACGAGCGCGTCGGCGGCGGCGAACCCGCTGACGGCCAGGCCGGCGACGACCACCGACAGGCCGGCCCAGTCGGCGTCGCGGTCGGTGAGGGAGTCCAGCCGGCTGGTCACGAACCGACCACCCACTCGGCGTAGAAGATGCCCAGACCCAGGGCGACGAAGAGGCCGGCGATGATCCAGAACCGGATCGTGATCGTGACCTCCTGCCACCCGAGCAGCTCGAAGTGGTGCTGCAGGGGTGCCATGCGCAGCACGCGTTTACCGGTGAGCTTGAACGAGCCCACCTGCACGATCACCGACAGCGAGATGATGACGAACAGGCCGCCGATCACCAGCAGCAGCAGCTCGGTGCGGCTGGTGATGGCGAGCCCGGCGAGCGCGCCCCCGAGAGCCAGCGAACCGGTGTCACCCATGAAGATCTTGGCCGGTGAGGCGTTCCACCACAGGAAGCCGATGCAGGCTCCCATGAGGCCGGCTGCCACCACGGCGAGGTCGCGCGGGTCGCGCACCTCGTAGCACTTCAGCGCTGCGGCACCGGTCTCGCCCGCCGTGAGCGACTGGCACGACTGGTTGGACTGCCAGGTGCCGATGAGGATGTACGCGGCGAACACCAGGGTGCTCGCGCCGGTGGCGAGCCCGTCGAGGCCGTCGGTGAGGTTCACGCCGTTGCTGGTGGCGGCGATCATGAGGTACGCCCAGACCACGAACAGGATCACGCCGATGGCCGGGCCGGCGAACGCCAGGTCGAGCCGGGTGTCGCGGATGAACGAGATCTGCGTCGAGGCTGGCGTGCGGTACTGCTGGTTGGGGAACTGCAGCACCAGCACCGAGAACAGCAGCGCCACCACCGACTGGCCGATGAGCTTGGGCACCGCGCGCAGACCCAGGCTGCGCTGCTTGCTGATCTTGATGAAGTCGTCGAGGAAGCCCACGACGCCGAGCCCGGTCATGAGGAACAGCACGAGCAGCGCGCTCATCGTCGGCGCGTTGAGGGTGATGGCGTGGGCGGCGAGGTACGCCAGCAACGTCGCCAGGATGATCACGGCCCCGCCCATCGTCGGCGTGCCGCGCTTGGTGTGGTGCGAGGTCGGGCCGTCGTCGCGGATGAACTGGCCGTAGCCGCCCTTGACGAGGAACCGGATGTAGAGCGGGGTGCCGAGCAGCGTGGTCATGAGCGAGACGGCCGCGGCGATGAGTACGGCCCTCATGCGCTCGCCTGCCCGTCGGCCGCGAGCCGGTCGCCGAGGTAGCGCAGGCCGCTGTCGCGGCTGGACTTCAGCAGGACGACGTCTCCGGGCTGCAGCTGCTCGCGCAGCAGGGTGTAGGCCGCCTCGACGTCCGGGACGTGCACGGACTCCTCGCCCCACGAGCCCTCGTGCACCGCACCGGTGTGGATCGGTCGAGCGCCCGGCCCCACCGCGACGAGCCGAGACACGTTGAGCCGCACCGCGAGTCGCCCGATCTCGTCGTGCGCGGTGAGCGAGTCGGGGCCGAGCTCGAGCATCTCGCCCAGCACCGCCCACGTGCGCCGGCCCGCGGCCATCGCCACCAGGGCCTTGAGCGCCGCGCGCATCGAGTCGGGGTTGGCGTTGTACGCGTCGTTGACGACGCGCACGCCGTCGGGGCGGTCGGTGACTTCCATGCGCCAGCGGCTCGCGGCCCGGCCCCGGCCGAGCGCGGCGGCGATCGCGTCGACCGGCATGCCCAGCTCGCGCGCCACCGCGGCGACCGCCAGCGCGTTGGCCACGTGGTGCTCACCGAACAGCGCGAGCCGCACGGGCGCCGAGCCCTCCGGCGTCACGAGCACGAACGACGCCCGTGCCTGGTCATCGAGGGTGACCTCGTCGGCGCGCACCGCGCAGTCGGCCGACCGCCCGACGAGCACCACGCGTCCGCGCGTGCGCTCGCGCATGGCGCGCACCCGCGAGTCGTCGCCGTTCAGCACGGCCAGGCCCTGCGGCTCGAGGGCCTGCACGATCTCGGACTTGGCCTCGGCGATGCCTTCGACCGAGCCGAACTCGCCCAGGTGGGCGCTGCCGACGTTCAGCACCACCGAGACGTCGGGTCGCACGATCTCGGTGAGGTAGCGGATGTGGCCACCACCGCGGGCACCCATCTCGAGCACGAGGTAGCGCGTGCTCGGCTCGATGCGCAGGGCGGTCAGCGGCACGCCCACCTCGCCGTTGAGCGACGCCTCGGGCGCGACGGTGGGGCCGAGCTCGGCCAGCACGCTCGCCAGCAGGTCCTTGGTGCTGGTCTTGCCCGACGAGCCGGTGATGCCGATGACGGTGACGTCCGGCACGCGCTGCACGACCGCGCGGGCCAGTGCGGCGAAGGCCTCCTGCACGTCGGCGACGACCACGCAGGGCAGGGCGTCGACCGGCCGGTCGGCCAGCACCGCGGCCGCGCCGCGCTCGAGCGCCTGCGGGACGAAGTCGACGCCGTCGGCGTGCTCGCCCCGGCGGGCGACGTAGAGGCTGCCGGGCCCGCACTCGCGTGCGTCGGTGACCACTGCGGCGTCGACCACCGTGGCGCCGGCGCGCGGGTCGCCGACCACCTCGCCGCCGGTGACCTGCGCGATCTCCAGCAGCGTCAGCGCGATCACGACTGCACCTCGGCCAGCGCCGCCGCGAGCTCCTCGCGGTCGTCGAAGGGGTGCACCACTCCAGCGATCTCCTGCCCGGGCTCGTGGCCCTTTCCGGCGACCAGCAGGACGTCCCCCGGCCGTCCCGCCCGCCGCGCACCTTCGCCGATCGCCTGCCGGCGGTCGGCGACCTCGAGCACCTCGACGTGCGGGGCCGCGGCCTCGCGCGCCCCCGCCAGCACGGCGGCCCGGATCGCGGCCGGGTCCTCGCTGCGGGGGTTGTCGTCGGTGATCACGACGACGTCGGCCGCCCGCGCCGCCGCCGCGCCCATGAGCGGCCGCTTGTCAGGGTCACGGTCACCGCCGGCCCCCAGCACCACCACGAGGCGGCCCGCAACCGACGAGCGCAGCGTCTGCAGCGCCGCGGCCACGGCGTCTGGGGTGTGGGCGTAGTCGACGACGGCGAGCGGGCCCGCCGTCGGGTCACCGACGACCTCCATGCGGCCGGGCACCCCGCCGGCGTGCCGAAGGCCGTGCGCCACCTGCTGCTCGGTGAGCCCGTGCTCGAGCAGCATGACGGCGGCCAGGGCGGCGTTCATGACGTTGAACTCGCCCGGCAAGGGGCAGCGCAGGTCGAGCCGCCGGCCGTCGGCGGCGCACAGCTGGAAATCGGTGCCCCCATCGCGCGGCTCACGACCGGTCACCACCCAGTCGGTGCCGGCGTCGGCGCGCCCCGACAGCGTCGTCACCGGCACGCTCGCCCGGCTGGCGGCGGTGCGCGTGCCGTCGTCGTCGACCACCACGACCGCACGCCGGCTGTGCTCGGGCGTGAGCAGCAGCTCCTTGGCCGCCAGGTAGGTCGCCATGTCGCCGTGCAGCTCGAGGTGGTCACGGCTGAAGTTGCTGAAGCCCGCGACGTCGACCACGGCCGCGTCGACCCGGTGCTGGGCTAGGGCCTGGCTCGAGACCTCCATCGAGCAGACCTGCACACCGCGCTCGCGCATCGCCGCGAGCAGTGCGTGCAGATCGGGGGCCTCGGGCGTGGTGCGCACGCTGCGCAGCCGCTCCTCGCCCACGCGGGTCTCGACGGTGCCGATGAGCCCGGTCGTGAAGCCGCCTGCCCGCAGCACGGCGTCCATCAGGAAGGTCGTGGTGGTCTTGCCGTTGGTGCCCGTGACGCCGAGCAGGGCGAGGTCAGCGGCCGGCCGACCGAAGACGTCGGCGGCGACGGACCCCAGCACGGCGCGCGGGTCGTCGGCGAGCAGCACCGGGAGCTCGACGTCCGCCTCGCGCAGCTGGTCGCGTCCGGCCGCGTCGGTGAGCACGGCCACCGCCCCGAGATCGCGCGCCGCGGCGGCGAACTGGGCCCCGTGGGCGCGCGAGCCGGGCAGCGCCGCGTACAGGTCCCCGGGCCGGATGGCGCGCGAGTCGAGGGTCACACCGGTCACCCGGGTGCCGCCGGCGCCGGCCGGATCGAGCGCGAGCGCTCCGGAGGCGGCGTCCACGAGCTCGCCCAGCGTGCACCCGCTCGTCACCGAGGGACGCAGCCCGGCGGACGACGGCACGGCAGCTGCAGACACGGGCCGAGGCTACCGGGCGGCCGGGGTGATCGAGATCTTGGGCGACTTCGAGCCGGTGGGCGGGATCTGCAGCTTCTGCAGCGCGTACGTCATGACCTCGCGGAACACCGGAGCGGCGACGGTGCCGCCGTAGTAGCCGCGCACCGGACGCTGCAGCGTGACGGCGACGACCAGCTTCGGGTCGTCGGCGGGGGCCATGCCGATGAAGGAGCCCGTGTAGCCCTGGTAGCAGCCGCACGTGGGGTCGTACCGCTGGGCTGTGCCGGTCTTGCCGGCGACGCGGTAGCCCGCGATCTTCGCCTCGGGCGCGGTGCCCTCGGCGCTGACGACCCCCTCGAGCATCAGCCGCAGCGCCGCTGCGGTCCGAGCGCTCACCACGCGCGTCTGCTTCGGCGCGGCAGCCGCCTTCAGGGCGCCATCGGCTCCGACCGTGCCCGCGACGAGCTGCGGCTCCACCCGCACACCGTCGTTGGCGATGGTCTGGAAGACACCAGCCGCCTGGACCGCGTTCACCGACAGGCCCTGGCCGAACAGCACGGTGTAGCGCTGCGAGCCGCTCCAGTCCTTCGGCTGGGCGAGGATGCCGCGGCTCTCCCCGGGGAAGTCCAGCCCGGACGGCTGCCCGATCCCGAACTTGGTGAGGTAGCGGTACATCGTCGCCGGCGACAGCTTCTCGCCCGCCATGATCGTGCCGACGTTGCTGGACTTGGCGAGCACGCCGGCGAAGGTCAGCCGCTCGGGGGCGTGGTCGTGGGAGTCGTGGAACGTCTTGCCTGCGCGCCGGATGTGGCCGGGCACGGTGAACGGCGTGGTGGGCGTCACCACGCCCTCCTCCAGGACCGCCGCGGCGGTCATGAGCTTGCTCGTCGACCCCGGCTCGTACACCTCGGACAGGGCGCGGTTCGACAGGTTGGCCGGCTTGGCCTTGCTCGGCACGTTGGGGTCGAACGTCGGAGCGTTCGCGAGCGCGAGGATCTGGCCGTCGCGCGTCATCACCACGACCGTGCCCGACAGCGCGCCGCTCTCGTCGACCTTGGCCTGCAGCAGCTGCTCGGCCTTCCACTGCAGGTCGCGGTCGATGGTCAGCTCGACGGTCGTGCCGGGCACCGCGGCCTTCTGCTCCACGTCGCCGGTAGGGATGTGCCGCCCGCCCGGGTCGCGCTCGTAGGTCACGCTGCCGTCCTGGCCGGTGAGCTCGCGGTTGAGCTTGAGCTCCAGGCCGCCCAGCGGCTTGCCGTCCTTGCTCATGAAGCCGACCACCGAGGCACCGACGCCGTCGGCCGGGTAGGCCCGCTGTGACGTGGTCTCGGGGTAGATCCCCGGGATCTGCAGCGCGTCGACCTTGCGCCACACCTCGGGGGTGACGCGCTTGGCGACGTAGGCGAAGCGCCGGTCGCCGTCGAGCTTGGCACGCACGGCGTCGACGCTCATGTGCAGCAGCGGGGCGAGGTCGCGCGCCGCTCCGTCGATCCCGAGCACGACCTTGTGCTTGGCGCCGGTCACCGGGTCCTTCTCGTACCGGAAGTACTCGGTGACGGTGGTCTGGTCGACCGTGACGTTGTAGCGCTCAAGGCTGGTGGCCATCACGACGCCGTCGCGATCGACGATCTGGCCGCGGGTCGCGTCGACCGTCACGGTCGTCAGGCGGCTGCCCAGGGCCTGCTGGGCCATCGCCGAGGCGTCGAGCGCCTGCAGCCGAAGCAGCTGCACCGCGAACAGGCTCAAGACGATGCAGACGCCGAGGAACATGGTGCGCGCCCGGCGGGCCGGGTGGCCGAGCCGCATCCGACGCACCGGTACGGACGGGCGACGTGGCCCCCGCGGGCCGTGGCCAGCCGGACGCGCGGGCGCCTGCCGCCGCGGTCGCGCCGCGCCCGCCGCTGGGGAACCGGGCCGCGGTGAACCCGCCCGGGACGCCGACGACGTCCGCGGCGCAGACCGACGGCTCGACGCCGGGCGGTTCGCGGACCCGCGCGGCGTCGTCCTCGCCTGCCCCATCACCTGCTCTTCGTCGTGGTCGACTTCGTCGAGACCTTCGTGGACTTCGTGGACTTCGTGGACTTCGTGGACGCCTGGCTGGCCTTCTTCGCCTGTCCTGCAACGGTAGGTTGCTCGGGTTGCTGAGCCGGGGCCGCCACGCCGAGAAGCTTGCCGTCGGACAGCCGCAGGAACGCCGGCGACTGCGACGGCACCATGCCGAGGGCCCTGGCCCGCTCCGCCAGGCGCTCGGGTGCGGCCTGGACGTCGATGTCCTGGCGCAGAGCCTGCTCGCGGTCACCGAGCTCGTCCGACTGCGCCTGCAGGTCGTGCAGCGTGAACGAGCCCTGGGCCAGCGCGGTGTTGATGAGCAGCAGCGAGAGCAGCCCGCCCACCAGCAGCAGCAGGCACGACACGGCGAACACCGTGCGGCCGCGCTCGACGGCCGGCGGCCGCACCACCCGCAGCGTGGGCCGAGGCGGCCGGGCCGGTCGGACCCCGGGGTTCCCCGGCGCCGTGCGGGCGGCCGCCGCGGACGCACGCCGTCCGGTCGCCGCAGCCAAGGTCTGGCTCATGCTGCTCTCCCCCCACCAGCGCGGATGCGCGTTGCTGCTCTCAGCCGGGCCGAGGCGGCCCGGGAGTTGTGCTCGATCTCCGTCTCGCTGGGCACCTCGGCGCCTCGCGTGAGGAGCTGCAGGTACGGCGCGTGCTCGGGCAGCTCGACCGGCAGGCCGACCGGCGCGCTGCTGCGTGCTCCCGCAGCGAGCACCTGCTTCACCCGGCGGTCCTCGAGCGAGTGGTAGGCCAGCACCGCCAGGCGCCCACCCACCGCGAGCGCCTCAACCGCTGCGGGCAGGGCCCGGTCGAGGGCCTCGAGCTCGCCGTTGACCTCGATCCGCAGGGCCTGGAACGTGCGCTTGGCCGGGTTGCCGCCTTCCCGGCGGGTGGCGGCCGGCACGTTGGCCCGCACCAGCTCGACGAGGCGGGCCGACGTCGTGAACGGCGTGCGAGCGCGCTCGCGCACCACCGCGGCGGCGATGCGCCGCGCGTACCGCTCCTCGCCGTACTCGCGCAGGATCCGCGTGAGGTCGTCCAGCTCGTAGGTGTTGAGCACCTCGGCCGCCGTCAGCGGCTCGTCGGCGTCCATCCGCATGTCGAGCGGAGCGTCGACGCGGTAGGCGAAGCCGCGGTCGTCCTCGTCGAGCTGCAGCGACGAGACGCCGAGGTCGAGCAGCACCGCCTGCACTGCGCCCAGCCGCAGGTCGGCGAGGACGTCGGCGAGCTCGTCGTACACCGCGTGCACCAGGTGCACGCGGTCACCGAAGGGGCTGAGGCGCTCACCGGCCAGGGTCAGGGCCTCGCGGTCGCGGTCGATCCCGACGAGTT harbors:
- the murF gene encoding UDP-N-acetylmuramoyl-tripeptide--D-alanyl-D-alanine ligase, translating into MIALTLLEIAQVTGGEVVGDPRAGATVVDAAVVTDARECGPGSLYVARRGEHADGVDFVPQALERGAAAVLADRPVDALPCVVVADVQEAFAALARAVVQRVPDVTVIGITGSSGKTSTKDLLASVLAELGPTVAPEASLNGEVGVPLTALRIEPSTRYLVLEMGARGGGHIRYLTEIVRPDVSVVLNVGSAHLGEFGSVEGIAEAKSEIVQALEPQGLAVLNGDDSRVRAMRERTRGRVVLVGRSADCAVRADEVTLDDQARASFVLVTPEGSAPVRLALFGEHHVANALAVAAVARELGMPVDAIAAALGRGRAASRWRMEVTDRPDGVRVVNDAYNANPDSMRAALKALVAMAAGRRTWAVLGEMLELGPDSLTAHDEIGRLAVRLNVSRLVAVGPGARPIHTGAVHEGSWGEESVHVPDVEAAYTLLREQLQPGDVVLLKSSRDSGLRYLGDRLAADGQASA
- the mraY gene encoding phospho-N-acetylmuramoyl-pentapeptide-transferase, which produces MRAVLIAAAVSLMTTLLGTPLYIRFLVKGGYGQFIRDDGPTSHHTKRGTPTMGGAVIILATLLAYLAAHAITLNAPTMSALLVLFLMTGLGVVGFLDDFIKISKQRSLGLRAVPKLIGQSVVALLFSVLVLQFPNQQYRTPASTQISFIRDTRLDLAFAGPAIGVILFVVWAYLMIAATSNGVNLTDGLDGLATGASTLVFAAYILIGTWQSNQSCQSLTAGETGAAALKCYEVRDPRDLAVVAAGLMGACIGFLWWNASPAKIFMGDTGSLALGGALAGLAITSRTELLLLVIGGLFVIISLSVIVQVGSFKLTGKRVLRMAPLQHHFELLGWQEVTITIRFWIIAGLFVALGLGIFYAEWVVGS
- the murD gene encoding UDP-N-acetylmuramoyl-L-alanine--D-glutamate ligase codes for the protein MTSRLDSLTDRDADWAGLSVVVAGLAVSGFAAADALVQRGARVVVVDGRDGEAERERREILQIMGAQVHLGPEATTRLPDLAEQPDLVVTSPGWRPDQPMLAAAQAAGIAVWGEVELAWRLRPAEGGAPWLTLTGTNGKTTTVRMLARMLEAAGLRAAAVGNVGTPILHAVLSPEPFDVLAVELSSFQLHWLDHSPLSVAPLASAVLNVEPDHLDWHGSMDAYARAKGEVYERTQLACVYNVQNPVTEKLVRDADVAEGCRAIGFTRGIPSVGMLGVVDDVLADRAFIDERRTSAAELATLEDVRGDAPVLAPHQVSNALAAAALARAAGVPPVAVRDGLRGFRPDPHRIAHVATHGQVTYVDDSKATNPPAAAASLSAFDHVVWVAGGLLKGADVDDLVRAHAGRLRAVVLIGRDRDEIAQAIARHAPDVPVVDVASTDTGVMDDVVRLASELAQPGDTVLLAPAAASMDMFRDYAQRGEEFAAAVHRYTRDHEGK
- a CDS encoding septum formation initiator family protein — protein: MSQTLAAATGRRASAAAARTAPGNPGVRPARPPRPTLRVVRPPAVERGRTVFAVSCLLLLVGGLLSLLLINTALAQGSFTLHDLQAQSDELGDREQALRQDIDVQAAPERLAERARALGMVPSQSPAFLRLSDGKLLGVAAPAQQPEQPTVAGQAKKASQASTKSTKSTKSTKVSTKSTTTKSR
- the rsmH gene encoding 16S rRNA (cytosine(1402)-N(4))-methyltransferase RsmH gives rise to the protein MQRTGDAASRHEPVMLARIVELLAPALAEPGAVLVDGTLGMGGHAEALLRACPDAELVGIDRDREALTLAGERLSPFGDRVHLVHAVYDELADVLADLRLGAVQAVLLDLGVSSLQLDEDDRGFAYRVDAPLDMRMDADEPLTAAEVLNTYELDDLTRILREYGEERYARRIAAAVVRERARTPFTTSARLVELVRANVPAATRREGGNPAKRTFQALRIEVNGELEALDRALPAAVEALAVGGRLAVLAYHSLEDRRVKQVLAAGARSSAPVGLPVELPEHAPYLQLLTRGAEVPSETEIEHNSRAASARLRAATRIRAGGGRAA
- a CDS encoding UDP-N-acetylmuramoyl-L-alanyl-D-glutamate--2,6-diaminopimelate ligase, whose protein sequence is MSAAAVPSSAGLRPSVTSGCTLGELVDAASGALALDPAGAGGTRVTGVTLDSRAIRPGDLYAALPGSRAHGAQFAAAARDLGAVAVLTDAAGRDQLREADVELPVLLADDPRAVLGSVAADVFGRPAADLALLGVTGTNGKTTTTFLMDAVLRAGGFTTGLIGTVETRVGEERLRSVRTTPEAPDLHALLAAMRERGVQVCSMEVSSQALAQHRVDAAVVDVAGFSNFSRDHLELHGDMATYLAAKELLLTPEHSRRAVVVVDDDGTRTAASRASVPVTTLSGRADAGTDWVVTGREPRDGGTDFQLCAADGRRLDLRCPLPGEFNVMNAALAAVMLLEHGLTEQQVAHGLRHAGGVPGRMEVVGDPTAGPLAVVDYAHTPDAVAAALQTLRSSVAGRLVVVLGAGGDRDPDKRPLMGAAAARAADVVVITDDNPRSEDPAAIRAAVLAGAREAAAPHVEVLEVADRRQAIGEGARRAGRPGDVLLVAGKGHEPGQEIAGVVHPFDDREELAAALAEVQS
- a CDS encoding penicillin-binding protein 2; this encodes MRLGHPARRARTMFLGVCIVLSLFAVQLLRLQALDASAMAQQALGSRLTTVTVDATRGQIVDRDGVVMATSLERYNVTVDQTTVTEYFRYEKDPVTGAKHKVVLGIDGAARDLAPLLHMSVDAVRAKLDGDRRFAYVAKRVTPEVWRKVDALQIPGIYPETTSQRAYPADGVGASVVGFMSKDGKPLGGLELKLNRELTGQDGSVTYERDPGGRHIPTGDVEQKAAVPGTTVELTIDRDLQWKAEQLLQAKVDESGALSGTVVVMTRDGQILALANAPTFDPNVPSKAKPANLSNRALSEVYEPGSTSKLMTAAAVLEEGVVTPTTPFTVPGHIRRAGKTFHDSHDHAPERLTFAGVLAKSSNVGTIMAGEKLSPATMYRYLTKFGIGQPSGLDFPGESRGILAQPKDWSGSQRYTVLFGQGLSVNAVQAAGVFQTIANDGVRVEPQLVAGTVGADGALKAAAAPKQTRVVSARTAAALRLMLEGVVSAEGTAPEAKIAGYRVAGKTGTAQRYDPTCGCYQGYTGSFIGMAPADDPKLVVAVTLQRPVRGYYGGTVAAPVFREVMTYALQKLQIPPTGSKSPKISITPAAR